One Pyrus communis chromosome 13, drPyrComm1.1, whole genome shotgun sequence genomic window carries:
- the LOC137713976 gene encoding MADS-box protein SOC1-like isoform X2 encodes MGRGKVELKRIENPTSRQVTFSKRRNGLLKKAFELSVLCDAEVALIIFSPSGKSYQFASHDITRTISMYKREVGLPESNNSSFGRARTMEYWRNENEELTKSIGKLEMRLRNLAGEELSTLGVQELKQLERQLKTGVERIRSKMRRIISENVSLLKRKHKASQEENTRLLKRIKLHELNFADATCSTSSVGANARISAFPSELI; translated from the exons ATGGGGAGGGGGAAAGTGGAGCTGAAGAGAATCGAGAACCCAACAAGCAGACAGGTCACCTTCTCAAAACGCAGAAATGGACTTCTGAAGAAGGCTTTTGAGCTCTCTGTCCTCTGCGATGCTGAAGTTGCCCTCATCATCTTCTCTCCATCTGGCAAGTCCTACCAATTTGCAAGCCACGA CATAACTAGGACCATTTCCATGTATAAAAGGGAAGTAGGGTTGCCTGAATCCAACAACTCAAGCTTCGGAAGGGCCAGAACAATGGAg TATTggaggaatgaaaatgaagagttAACAAAATCAATAGGGAAGTTGGAAATGAGGCTGAG GAACTTGGCTGGGGAAGAGCTATCAACGCTTGGCGTGCAAGAGCTAAAGCAGCTGGAAAGACAGTTAAAAACTGGGGTTGAACGCATCCGCTCTAAAATG AGACGGATCATTTCGGAGAATGTTAGCTTGCTGAAAAGAAAG CATAAAGCATCGCAAGAAGAAAACACGCGTCTGCTAAAAAGA ATTAAGTTGCACGAGCTTAATTTTGCTGATGCCACCTGCTCGACTTCTTCTGTGGGAGCAAATGCACGCATTAGTGCATTTCCAAG TGAACTAATTTGA
- the LOC137713605 gene encoding CBS domain-containing protein CBSCBSPB1-like isoform X1: MASQGGSSRRSLSLTNTSLQDKKKPSDASNGGPDSAGKSFTASRSMGLTGERTVKRLRLSKALTVPENTSVQEACRRMAARRVDALLLTDSNALLCGILTDKDIATRVISRELDLEETLVSKVMTRNPIFVLSDTLAVEALQKMVQGKFRHLPVVENGEVIALLDIAKCLYDAIARMERAAEKGKAIAAAVEGVEKHWGTSSSDAGSNTFVETLRERLFRPSLSTIILESTKVLIVSPTDTVLMTTKKMQEMRVSSAVVTIDNKPRGILTSKDILMRVISQNLPPKTTLVEKVMTPNPECATVDTPILDALHTMHDGKFLHIPVLDRDGAVVAVVDVLHITHAAVATVGNTAGVSNEAATNMMQKFWDSAMALSPNDDDDESRSENSLKLASESAVTGRSLPFPLSNFPNTFAFKLQDKRGRMHRFTCNIQNLTELITSIIQRMGDDIDRNNLPQILYEDEDRDKVILASDSDLVAAVDHAKQVGWKGLRLHLDYSGTRSRQRRGSAAGNVDYAYADSAWASAYNAAAAGAALAVGLGVLAYLKRSGN; the protein is encoded by the exons ATGGCTAGTCAAGGCGGTTCTTCGAGGAGAAGTCTGTCATTGACGAACACATCGTTGCAGGACAAGAAGAAACCCTCTGATGCTAGTAACGGAGGCCCTGATTCTGCCGGAAAATCTTTCACAGCTTCTCGTTCAAT GGGGCTAACTGGAGAGCGTACAGTGAAACGGTTGCGGCTATCAAAGGCTCTGACGGTACCTGAAAATACCAGTGTTCAAGAAGCTTGTCGTCGGATGGCTGCTCGTAGAGTCGATGCTTTGTTGTTGACGGACTCTAATGCATTGTTATGTGGAATACTTACGGACAAG GATATAGCGACAAGGGTTATTTCTcgtgagcttgatcttgaagaaacCCTTGTTTCTAAAGTTATGACAAGGAACCCAATATTTGTTCTTTCAGACACTCTTGCTGTTGAGGCCCTTCAGAAAATGGTGCAAG GGAAATTCAGACATTTGCCTGTTGTGGAGAATGGAGAGGTCATTGCTTTACTTGATATAGCAAAGTGTTTATATGATGCCATTGCTCGAATGGAAAGAGCAGCTGAAAAGGGAAAGGCTATTGCTGCTGCTGTGGAAGGTGTTGAAAAACATTGGGGCACATCTAGCTCTG aTGCAGGTTCCAATACATTCGTTGAGACACTTCGAGAGCGTTTGTTTAGACCATCCTTGTCAACAATCATTCTGGAGAGTACAAA GGTTTTAATAGTTTCACCAACAGATACAGTTTTGATGACAACAAAGAAGATGCAGGAAATGCGAGTAAGCTCAGCAGTCGTGACAATTGACAACAAGCCAAGAGGAATTCTTAC CTCAAAAGATATCTTAATGCGCGTAATATCACAAAATCTTCCTCCGAAGACCACTCTTGTAGAGAAG GTCATGACTCCAAATCCAGAATGTGCTACAGTTGATACACCAATCCTCGATGCGTTGCATACCATGCATGATGGAAAGTTTTTACACATTCCTGTTCTCGACAGAG ATGGAGCTGTAGTTGCCGTTGTTGATGTACTTCATATCACTCATGCTGCTGTGGCCACT GTTGGAAATACTGCTGGAGTGAGTAATGAGGCCGCAACCAATATGATGCAAAAGTTTTGGGATTCTGCCATGGCCTTGAGTCCCAATGATGATGACGATGAGTCTCGGAg TGAAAATTCGTTGAAACTGGCTTCTGAGAGCGCAGTGACAGGGAGATCACTTCCCTTTCCGCTGTCCAATTTTCCAAATACGTTTGCTTTCAAACTTCAAGATAAAAGGGGTCGAATGCATAGATTCACTTGCA ATATTCAGAATTTGACAGAACTTATAACCTCCATCATTCAGAGAATGGGAGATGACATTGACCGCAACAACCTTCCTCAAATTTTG TATGAAGATGAAGACCGTGATAAAGTTATATTGGCATCAGATAGTGATCTTGTAGCGGCTGTGGATCATGCAAAGCAAGTTGGTTGGAAG GGTTTGAGACTGCATTTGGATTATTCAGGAACACGCAGTCGCCAGCGAAGGGGTTCAGCTGCAGGAAATGTGGATTAtgcatatgcagattctgcatGGGCATCAGCATACAATGCTGCGGCAGCTGGGGCTGCTCTTGCTGTTGGCTTAGGCGTTTTAGCGTACCTGAAGAGATCCGGTAACTGA
- the LOC137713976 gene encoding agamous-like MADS-box protein AGL19 isoform X1: MGRGKVELKRIENPTSRQVTFSKRRNGLLKKAFELSVLCDAEVALIIFSPSGKSYQFASHDITRTISMYKREVGLPESNNSSFGRARTMEYWRNENEELTKSIGKLEMRLRNLAGEELSTLGVQELKQLERQLKTGVERIRSKMRRIISENVSLLKRKHKASQEENTRLLKRLHELNFADATCSTSSVGANARISAFPSELI; this comes from the exons ATGGGGAGGGGGAAAGTGGAGCTGAAGAGAATCGAGAACCCAACAAGCAGACAGGTCACCTTCTCAAAACGCAGAAATGGACTTCTGAAGAAGGCTTTTGAGCTCTCTGTCCTCTGCGATGCTGAAGTTGCCCTCATCATCTTCTCTCCATCTGGCAAGTCCTACCAATTTGCAAGCCACGA CATAACTAGGACCATTTCCATGTATAAAAGGGAAGTAGGGTTGCCTGAATCCAACAACTCAAGCTTCGGAAGGGCCAGAACAATGGAg TATTggaggaatgaaaatgaagagttAACAAAATCAATAGGGAAGTTGGAAATGAGGCTGAG GAACTTGGCTGGGGAAGAGCTATCAACGCTTGGCGTGCAAGAGCTAAAGCAGCTGGAAAGACAGTTAAAAACTGGGGTTGAACGCATCCGCTCTAAAATG AGACGGATCATTTCGGAGAATGTTAGCTTGCTGAAAAGAAAG CATAAAGCATCGCAAGAAGAAAACACGCGTCTGCTAAAAAGA TTGCACGAGCTTAATTTTGCTGATGCCACCTGCTCGACTTCTTCTGTGGGAGCAAATGCACGCATTAGTGCATTTCCAAG TGAACTAATTTGA
- the LOC137713706 gene encoding uncharacterized protein, which produces MADWGPVVIAVMLFVLLTPGLLFQIPGHGRLVEFGNMETSGASILVHAVIYFGLITIFLIAIGVHIYTDAD; this is translated from the coding sequence ATGGCAGACTGGGGTCCGGTGGTGATAGCGGTGATGCTGTTTGTGCTATTGACACCCGGGCTTTTGTTTCAGATACCCGGACATGGGAGGTTGGTGGAGTTCGGGAACATGGAGACCAGCGGCGCTTCCATTCTGGTACACGCCGTCATCTACTTTGGCCTCATCACCATCTTCCTTATTGCCATTGGAGTTCACATCTATACTGATGCTGAttaa
- the LOC137713605 gene encoding CBS domain-containing protein CBSCBSPB5-like isoform X2, producing MASQGGSSRRSLSLTNTSLQDKKKPSDASNGGPDSAGKSFTASRSMGLTGERTVKRLRLSKALTVPENTSVQEACRRMAARRVDALLLTDSNALLCGILTDKDIATRVISRELDLEETLVSKVMTRNPIFVLSDTLAVEALQKMVQGKFRHLPVVENGEVIALLDIAKCLYDAIARMERAAEKGKAIAAAVEGVEKHWGTSSSGSNTFVETLRERLFRPSLSTIILESTKVLIVSPTDTVLMTTKKMQEMRVSSAVVTIDNKPRGILTSKDILMRVISQNLPPKTTLVEKVMTPNPECATVDTPILDALHTMHDGKFLHIPVLDRDGAVVAVVDVLHITHAAVATVGNTAGVSNEAATNMMQKFWDSAMALSPNDDDDESRSENSLKLASESAVTGRSLPFPLSNFPNTFAFKLQDKRGRMHRFTCNIQNLTELITSIIQRMGDDIDRNNLPQILYEDEDRDKVILASDSDLVAAVDHAKQVGWKGLRLHLDYSGTRSRQRRGSAAGNVDYAYADSAWASAYNAAAAGAALAVGLGVLAYLKRSGN from the exons ATGGCTAGTCAAGGCGGTTCTTCGAGGAGAAGTCTGTCATTGACGAACACATCGTTGCAGGACAAGAAGAAACCCTCTGATGCTAGTAACGGAGGCCCTGATTCTGCCGGAAAATCTTTCACAGCTTCTCGTTCAAT GGGGCTAACTGGAGAGCGTACAGTGAAACGGTTGCGGCTATCAAAGGCTCTGACGGTACCTGAAAATACCAGTGTTCAAGAAGCTTGTCGTCGGATGGCTGCTCGTAGAGTCGATGCTTTGTTGTTGACGGACTCTAATGCATTGTTATGTGGAATACTTACGGACAAG GATATAGCGACAAGGGTTATTTCTcgtgagcttgatcttgaagaaacCCTTGTTTCTAAAGTTATGACAAGGAACCCAATATTTGTTCTTTCAGACACTCTTGCTGTTGAGGCCCTTCAGAAAATGGTGCAAG GGAAATTCAGACATTTGCCTGTTGTGGAGAATGGAGAGGTCATTGCTTTACTTGATATAGCAAAGTGTTTATATGATGCCATTGCTCGAATGGAAAGAGCAGCTGAAAAGGGAAAGGCTATTGCTGCTGCTGTGGAAGGTGTTGAAAAACATTGGGGCACATCTAGCTCTG GTTCCAATACATTCGTTGAGACACTTCGAGAGCGTTTGTTTAGACCATCCTTGTCAACAATCATTCTGGAGAGTACAAA GGTTTTAATAGTTTCACCAACAGATACAGTTTTGATGACAACAAAGAAGATGCAGGAAATGCGAGTAAGCTCAGCAGTCGTGACAATTGACAACAAGCCAAGAGGAATTCTTAC CTCAAAAGATATCTTAATGCGCGTAATATCACAAAATCTTCCTCCGAAGACCACTCTTGTAGAGAAG GTCATGACTCCAAATCCAGAATGTGCTACAGTTGATACACCAATCCTCGATGCGTTGCATACCATGCATGATGGAAAGTTTTTACACATTCCTGTTCTCGACAGAG ATGGAGCTGTAGTTGCCGTTGTTGATGTACTTCATATCACTCATGCTGCTGTGGCCACT GTTGGAAATACTGCTGGAGTGAGTAATGAGGCCGCAACCAATATGATGCAAAAGTTTTGGGATTCTGCCATGGCCTTGAGTCCCAATGATGATGACGATGAGTCTCGGAg TGAAAATTCGTTGAAACTGGCTTCTGAGAGCGCAGTGACAGGGAGATCACTTCCCTTTCCGCTGTCCAATTTTCCAAATACGTTTGCTTTCAAACTTCAAGATAAAAGGGGTCGAATGCATAGATTCACTTGCA ATATTCAGAATTTGACAGAACTTATAACCTCCATCATTCAGAGAATGGGAGATGACATTGACCGCAACAACCTTCCTCAAATTTTG TATGAAGATGAAGACCGTGATAAAGTTATATTGGCATCAGATAGTGATCTTGTAGCGGCTGTGGATCATGCAAAGCAAGTTGGTTGGAAG GGTTTGAGACTGCATTTGGATTATTCAGGAACACGCAGTCGCCAGCGAAGGGGTTCAGCTGCAGGAAATGTGGATTAtgcatatgcagattctgcatGGGCATCAGCATACAATGCTGCGGCAGCTGGGGCTGCTCTTGCTGTTGGCTTAGGCGTTTTAGCGTACCTGAAGAGATCCGGTAACTGA